A part of Olleya sp. Bg11-27 genomic DNA contains:
- a CDS encoding helix-turn-helix transcriptional regulator, with protein MPEFNEVGLRFYKYLKNKGLGINDTARKLGFSGSQISNIKNGRVFGTDKVYKILNEFKDLDANWLFRGVSNEIPEVDINQLDYTIELQKERIIDLKKENAELKKTIKALHQSKES; from the coding sequence ATGCCTGAATTTAACGAAGTAGGACTACGATTTTACAAATACCTAAAAAACAAAGGATTAGGTATAAATGACACTGCCAGGAAATTAGGTTTTTCAGGAAGTCAAATTAGCAACATTAAAAATGGAAGAGTTTTTGGCACAGATAAAGTATACAAAATATTGAATGAATTTAAAGATTTGGATGCTAATTGGTTATTTAGAGGTGTATCTAATGAAATACCAGAAGTAGATATTAATCAATTAGATTATACGATCGAATTACAAAAAGAAAGAATTATAGATTTAAAAAAAGAAAATGCTGAATTAAAAAAGACTATCAAAGCATTACATCAATCTAAAGAATCATAA